A single window of Streptomyces sp. NBC_00464 DNA harbors:
- a CDS encoding O-antigen ligase family protein, which produces MAAPAERGPEDGNASDIAGALILAACAIWSLISAAGRETRPEGVLLALLAVAAGFACGRICGTLLPVATAAVAALAALGMALVWRHGMPGATATVDTAPGHTGAGAALLVLAAGAACCAAAAARRESLRFALRLLALGTACASLGLGSVTGFAAALGVLLCSLAAVRTRRRLLALAGLALAAGLMAGLSWAVAQDVLPGGLTVSLEGRLTSYRVQLWQDAARLAGQHPWLGIGPDRFADLSPTAQQTLGSDGKPHSAALQQAAEQGVVGVVLLAAAFGWLLYVLWRSPRSTAVALTAGAALTALAALASVGNALSFTPVTAGAGLLAGLASARRPIGAGGPAGATGTERLPRGGDGVPGSDPQADRAER; this is translated from the coding sequence ATGGCTGCACCAGCAGAGCGGGGGCCCGAGGACGGCAACGCCTCCGACATCGCCGGGGCACTGATTCTGGCCGCCTGTGCGATCTGGTCGCTGATCAGCGCGGCCGGACGTGAGACCCGCCCGGAAGGGGTACTGCTCGCGCTGCTCGCCGTTGCGGCGGGTTTCGCCTGCGGGCGGATCTGCGGAACGCTGCTGCCGGTGGCCACCGCGGCCGTCGCCGCCTTGGCCGCCCTCGGCATGGCGCTGGTCTGGCGTCATGGCATGCCCGGTGCCACGGCCACCGTGGACACCGCTCCGGGACACACCGGTGCGGGCGCCGCGCTGCTGGTCCTGGCGGCCGGCGCTGCCTGCTGCGCGGCGGCCGCGGCCCGGCGGGAGTCGCTGCGGTTCGCCCTGCGGCTGCTGGCTCTCGGCACGGCCTGTGCCTCGCTCGGGCTCGGCTCCGTCACCGGGTTCGCGGCGGCGCTCGGAGTGCTGCTGTGCTCCCTGGCGGCGGTCAGGACGCGCCGTCGGCTGCTCGCTCTCGCCGGTCTGGCGCTGGCCGCGGGTCTGATGGCCGGCCTCTCGTGGGCGGTGGCCCAGGACGTGCTGCCCGGCGGGCTCACGGTCTCCCTGGAGGGCCGGCTCACCAGCTACCGGGTGCAGCTGTGGCAGGACGCGGCGCGGCTGGCCGGGCAGCACCCGTGGCTCGGTATCGGCCCCGACCGCTTCGCCGACCTGAGCCCCACCGCGCAGCAGACCCTCGGTTCGGACGGGAAGCCGCACTCGGCGGCGCTGCAGCAGGCGGCCGAGCAGGGGGTGGTCGGTGTGGTGCTGCTGGCGGCCGCGTTCGGCTGGCTTCTGTACGTCCTGTGGCGCTCGCCGCGCAGCACTGCGGTGGCCCTGACCGCCGGCGCCGCGCTCACGGCACTGGCGGCGCTGGCGAGTGTCGGCAACGCGCTGAGTTTCACGCCGGTGACGGCGGGGGCGGGACTGCTGGCCGGGCTGGCTTCGGCCAGGCGGCCGATCGGAGCGGGCGGCCCCGCGGGCGCCACCGGTACGGAGCGGTTGCCGCGCGGCGGGGACGGCGTGCCCGGGTCCGATCCGCAGGCGGACCGCGCGGAGCGGTGA
- a CDS encoding glycosyltransferase has protein sequence MSAVAWIAVGSLVVWVWLLLGQGFFWRTDQRLPGRAAPAHWPSVAIVVPARDEADMLPVSLPSLLAQDYPGTAEVFLVDDCSKDGTGDLARELSVRCAGLPVTVVSPGEPEPGWTGKLWAVRHGIALARSRDPEYLLLTDADIAHEPDSLRELVAAADSGGFDLVSQMARLRVESVWERLVVPAFVYFFSQLYPFRWVNRAGTRTAAAAGGCVLLRTEAAVRARVPDSIRQAVIDDVSLARAVQRSGGRIWLGLAERVDSVRPYPRLADLWRMVSRSAYAQLRHSPLVLLGTVLGLALIYLAPPVTLVAGLLGGEPAAAWAGGAAWAVMAGTYMPMLGYYRQSLWLAPLLPFTAMLYLLMTVDSAVQHYRGRGAAWKGRTYARPEAAPDQ, from the coding sequence ATGAGCGCCGTTGCCTGGATCGCCGTGGGTTCGCTGGTCGTGTGGGTGTGGCTGTTGCTGGGGCAGGGGTTCTTCTGGCGGACCGACCAGCGGCTGCCGGGCCGAGCCGCCCCTGCGCACTGGCCCTCGGTCGCCATCGTCGTGCCGGCGCGCGACGAGGCGGACATGCTCCCGGTGAGCCTGCCGTCGCTGCTGGCGCAGGACTACCCGGGAACCGCCGAGGTCTTCCTGGTCGACGACTGCAGCAAGGACGGCACCGGCGATCTCGCCCGTGAGCTGTCCGTACGGTGCGCGGGGCTGCCCGTCACCGTGGTGTCCCCGGGAGAACCCGAGCCCGGCTGGACGGGCAAGCTCTGGGCGGTTCGGCACGGGATCGCGCTGGCCCGGTCCCGGGATCCCGAGTACCTGCTGCTGACGGACGCCGATATCGCGCACGAACCGGACAGTCTGCGGGAGTTGGTGGCGGCCGCCGACTCGGGCGGCTTCGACCTGGTCTCGCAGATGGCGCGGCTGCGGGTGGAGAGCGTCTGGGAACGGCTGGTCGTGCCGGCCTTCGTCTACTTCTTCTCGCAGCTGTATCCGTTCCGGTGGGTGAACCGGGCGGGGACCCGGACGGCCGCCGCGGCGGGCGGATGCGTGCTGCTGCGGACCGAGGCGGCCGTACGGGCACGGGTGCCGGATTCGATCCGGCAGGCGGTGATCGACGACGTGTCCCTGGCGCGGGCGGTGCAGCGCAGCGGCGGACGGATCTGGCTGGGGCTCGCGGAGCGCGTGGACAGCGTGCGGCCGTATCCGCGCCTGGCGGACCTGTGGCGCATGGTCTCGCGGAGTGCATACGCGCAGTTGCGGCACAGTCCGCTGGTGCTGCTCGGCACGGTGCTCGGGCTCGCACTCATCTACCTGGCGCCGCCCGTGACGCTCGTGGCGGGGCTGCTGGGCGGCGAACCGGCGGCTGCCTGGGCCGGGGGCGCGGCGTGGGCCGTGATGGCCGGGACGTACATGCCGATGCTCGGCTACTACCGGCAGTCGCTGTGGCTCGCTCCGCTGCTGCCGTTCACCGCGATGCTGTATCTGCTGATGACGGTCGATTCCGCGGTGCAGCACTACCGCGGCCGCGGTGCGGCCTGGAAGGGGCGTACGTACGCCCGTCCCGAAGCCGCACCGGATCAGTGA
- a CDS encoding DUF6643 family protein → MTSPRSTYGGGYYAAPSFPDTPIYDSLVAERGTPQIAPIRVPAAYDTGNSYLPALPSALPALPAAPSQPNPSYGYQQPMAQQGYAPMQPAQLQHAPAPYIPQQPSAGRGGYQPQSPQQYQQPQRPAPGTGYESMRPASPRPAPAQSPYEDPYNRPYQGRGY, encoded by the coding sequence ATGACCTCCCCCCGCTCCACCTACGGCGGCGGCTACTACGCCGCACCGTCGTTCCCCGACACTCCGATCTACGACTCCCTGGTCGCGGAGCGGGGCACGCCTCAGATCGCACCGATCCGAGTGCCCGCCGCGTATGACACCGGCAACAGCTACCTGCCGGCCCTGCCGTCGGCCCTGCCGGCTCTGCCCGCGGCACCCTCCCAGCCGAATCCGTCGTACGGCTACCAGCAGCCGATGGCTCAGCAGGGGTACGCGCCGATGCAGCCGGCGCAGCTGCAGCACGCTCCGGCGCCGTACATTCCGCAGCAGCCTTCTGCGGGGCGCGGCGGCTACCAGCCGCAGTCGCCCCAGCAGTACCAGCAGCCACAGCGGCCCGCGCCGGGTACCGGCTACGAGTCGATGCGTCCGGCCTCGCCGCGCCCTGCGCCCGCGCAGTCCCCGTACGAGGACCCGTACAACCGCCCGTACCAGGGCCGGGGCTACTAA
- a CDS encoding glutamate racemase, producing MKIALMDSGIGLLAAAAAVRRLRPDADLVLSSDPGSMPWGPRTPEDVTARALAVARAAADHRPDALIVACNTASVHALAALRAELEPALPVIGTVPAIKPAAAAGGPVAIWATPATTGSPYQRGLIRDFAGSAAVTEVPCPGLADAVQYADEAGIEKALAAAAALTPPDVQAVVLGCTHYELVAERIRAAVQQPGRPPVVLHGSAGAVAAQALRRIGAEPAPSAEPSTGLAVLLGGHLSELPETALAYREGRRLSAVSTTR from the coding sequence GTGAAGATCGCGCTCATGGACTCCGGAATCGGCCTGCTCGCCGCCGCCGCCGCAGTACGCCGGCTGAGGCCGGACGCCGATCTGGTGCTCTCCTCCGACCCCGGCAGCATGCCCTGGGGGCCCCGGACGCCCGAAGACGTCACGGCACGCGCCCTCGCCGTCGCCCGTGCCGCCGCGGACCATCGGCCCGACGCGCTGATCGTCGCCTGCAACACGGCCTCCGTCCACGCGCTGGCCGCGCTCCGGGCCGAGCTGGAGCCCGCGCTGCCGGTCATCGGCACCGTCCCCGCGATCAAGCCGGCCGCCGCGGCAGGCGGCCCGGTCGCGATCTGGGCAACCCCGGCCACCACCGGCAGCCCGTACCAGCGCGGACTGATCCGTGACTTCGCCGGCTCCGCGGCCGTCACCGAGGTGCCCTGCCCCGGACTGGCCGACGCCGTGCAGTACGCGGACGAGGCCGGCATCGAGAAGGCCCTGGCCGCCGCCGCCGCGCTCACTCCGCCCGATGTGCAGGCCGTCGTGCTGGGCTGCACCCACTACGAGCTGGTCGCCGAACGCATCCGCGCTGCCGTCCAGCAGCCCGGCCGCCCGCCCGTCGTCCTGCACGGCTCCGCCGGCGCCGTCGCCGCCCAGGCCCTGCGCCGGATCGGGGCCGAGCCCGCTCCGTCGGCCGAACCCTCCACCGGACTCGCCGTTCTCCTCGGCGGACACCTGTCCGAGCTGCCGGAAACCGCCCTGGCCTACCGGGAAGGGCGCAGACTCTCCGCCGTCAGCACCACCCGCTGA
- a CDS encoding TerD family protein has protein sequence MGASMTMLKGTNVPVPAQAVRVELGWRAAPGTPDVDASALLLLGSGKVRSDADFVFYNQPSHASGAVRHEGKRTAAGAATDTLSVDLARMEPAVDRVVLAASADGGSFGRVTGLYVRITDAANGSELARFDSTDATVETAFILGELYRRQGSWKFRAVGQGYGTGLQGLATDFGISVDEPQQSPPAPQPHSPLQPQPPHPATRVAATPPPPQYPQPTPAAPMAPPVPPAPPAPPVTQPVRLTKVTLTKEAPSVSLAKQGGTSGAMRVNLNWEVRKQFKGWGSKLGRAVAQHADLDLDLCALYELTDGRKGVVQALGNAFGALHQPPYIQLDGDDRTGAVASGENLTINLDQKARIRRLLIFVTIYEGARSFADLHATVTLQPQHGAAIDFSLDECTVPSTVCALALITTNGNDLTVQREARYLVPQRGVSPQRTIDQAYGWGMNWTPGRK, from the coding sequence ATGGGGGCGAGCATGACCATGCTTAAAGGAACCAATGTTCCGGTGCCGGCTCAGGCCGTGCGCGTCGAATTGGGGTGGCGCGCCGCCCCCGGAACCCCGGACGTGGACGCCTCGGCGCTCCTTCTCCTCGGGTCCGGAAAGGTACGCAGCGACGCGGACTTCGTCTTTTACAATCAGCCGTCCCACGCATCCGGAGCGGTACGCCACGAGGGCAAGCGGACCGCCGCCGGCGCCGCCACCGACACGCTCTCCGTCGACCTCGCCCGGATGGAGCCCGCCGTCGACCGCGTGGTGCTGGCGGCCTCCGCGGACGGTGGTTCGTTCGGCCGGGTGACCGGGCTCTATGTGCGGATCACGGACGCGGCGAACGGCTCGGAACTCGCCCGCTTCGACAGCACCGACGCCACGGTCGAGACCGCCTTCATCCTGGGAGAACTCTACCGGCGCCAGGGCTCCTGGAAGTTCCGGGCGGTCGGCCAGGGCTACGGCACAGGGCTCCAGGGGCTCGCCACGGACTTCGGGATCTCCGTCGACGAACCGCAGCAGTCCCCGCCGGCGCCCCAGCCGCATTCGCCGCTCCAACCCCAACCGCCCCACCCCGCAACCAGGGTTGCCGCCACGCCGCCTCCGCCGCAGTACCCCCAGCCGACGCCTGCCGCCCCGATGGCCCCGCCGGTCCCTCCCGCGCCGCCGGCACCGCCCGTCACTCAGCCCGTCCGGCTGACCAAGGTGACACTTACGAAGGAGGCGCCATCCGTCTCGCTCGCGAAGCAGGGCGGCACTTCGGGAGCCATGCGCGTCAATCTCAACTGGGAAGTGCGCAAGCAGTTCAAGGGGTGGGGCAGCAAACTCGGCAGGGCCGTCGCGCAGCACGCGGATCTCGATCTTGATCTCTGCGCCCTCTACGAACTGACCGACGGACGCAAGGGGGTGGTGCAGGCGCTCGGAAACGCCTTCGGCGCTCTCCACCAGCCGCCCTATATCCAGCTCGACGGCGACGATCGCACAGGCGCCGTCGCCTCAGGCGAGAACCTGACGATCAACCTCGACCAGAAGGCCAGGATCCGCCGGCTCCTGATCTTCGTCACCATCTATGAAGGGGCCCGGAGTTTCGCCGATCTGCATGCGACCGTCACCCTCCAGCCACAGCACGGCGCGGCGATCGACTTCTCGCTCGACGAATGCACCGTCCCCTCGACGGTCTGCGCGCTCGCACTCATCACCACCAACGGGAACGACCTCACCGTGCAGCGCGAAGCCCGCTATCTCGTGCCGCAACGCGGAGTGAGCCCGCAGCGCACCATCGACCAGGCATACGGCTGGGGCATGAACTGGACCCCCGGGCGCAAGTGA